Genomic DNA from Caldicellulosiruptor hydrothermalis 108:
TGCTGTATGGTGAGAGGCTTCTTTTTGGGGATATGTGGGTTGAAGTTAATGGTTCGATTGCTTCGGTAGGTATAACTAAAAATTTGGAGATGGAGCTTGGTGACATTGTGATGTTTGAGTTTTTCAAGACGTCAGGGTATATTCAAGAAGGAGAGGAGTTTGCAAGAATTGAGTCAATCTACAAGACGTACACCTTGAAATCCCCAGTGAGTGGTTATATAAGGTGGGTAAACCGTGAGCTTCCTTTTGATCCTACTTTATTAAATTTATTACCAGAAGAAACAGAAATAATTAGTATAGACATCCAGCAACTTGTGTGATATAATAATGCAAGCAAATTATTACATACAAAGGGGTTGAATATGCTGATGAAGTTTTCTAAAAAGTTAGTTGCAATAGTTGTTTTAATTGCATTTGCGGTAGCTTTAATTCCATTTTATTCTCATGCTGCCGACTTTCCTGTCACAGTCAAGGATGGAAAAGGATATAGCATAACTGTAAAACAGAAACCTCAAAGGATTTTGTCGCTTGCGCTTCAGACAGATGAGATTTTGCTCAATATGGTGTCTGCTAACAGAATTGTTGGGCTTTCTATATTTGCTGATGACAAGAACAATTCGAATGTCGTAAATCTTGCTAAGAATGTAAAAGGCAGATATTCGAGCAACGACATTGAAAAGATAATTGCGGCAAAACCTGACCTTGTGATAGTACCTTATTACATTGACAAGTCAAAGTACGACCTTTTGAAGAAAGGTCTTAAGTGTCCTATATATGTCAGCTTAAATCCAAATTCGATTGTAAATATCAAACAAGAGATTATAAATCTTTCAAAGCTAACTGGTGAAATCCAGAAAGGTCAGGCTCTTATAAAGTACATGGACGATAAAATTAATTTTGTGCAAAAAAAGGTAAAATACTTGAGAAAGAAAAAATATGTGCTTTTCTACACATACTACTTCAATTCCACATATGGCAAAAATACAACCCAGCATGAGATTGCAAAGTATGCAGGGGTTATAAATATAGCAGCTGTTGCTGGATTGAAAGGCTGGCCAACTATCTCAAAAGAACAGATTTTGGAGTGGGACCCGAACATCATTGTTATTCCATCTGCGTCGTACAATCCAAAAAAGACTTCTCAGCAGTACGTAGAGGAGTTCAAAAAAGACCCTGCTTTCAAAAACCTGAAAGCTGTGAAGAACAACAGCGTAATTATTCTTGATGATAGGCACGTTCAAACAGTTTCGCACTATATTGTTGAAGGTATTTATGACTTGGCAAAAGCTGCATATCCGTATCTTTTCAAATAAGGCTTTTATAAGTGGTGGTACAGTTGAAAAAGGTTTTGATTATTTTAGCTCTTCTGCTTTTGACAGTATTTATAATATCCATAGGGGTGGGAAGTGTTTTTATCCCTCCCCTTCGTGTTTTAAAGGCACTTTTATCGCTCATAGGTATAAGTTTTGGTCCAGCGAATGATATGGATTTGACAATTGTCGGGCAAATAAGACTTCCAAGAATAATAATTGCCATGATTGTTGGGATGAGCTTGAGCATAGCAGGTGCGCTTGTTCAAGGACTTTACAGAAATCCTATGGCAGACCCAGGAATTATTGGAACATCAAGCGGTGCAAGTTTAGGTGCCATTGTTTGCATAGCCTTTTCGCTTAACACCATAAACATATTTTATTTACCATTACTTGCTTTTGCAGGTGCGCTTCTGATTTCGTTTTTAGTGTACAGGCTTTCAACCAAGAACAACAAAACGCCCATTACAAACCTCATTTTAATTGGTATTGCAGTTTCAACTTTTGTGTCTTCCATAAACTCTTTGATTCTTTCAAACATAAATCAGTATCAGGTAAGCGAATATATATTTTGGATGCTCGGTAGTTTAGACGGTCGAAGCTGGGTGCATGTGAAGATTAGCTTTGTTCCTCTTTGTATTTTGATACTGTGTTCTTTGCTATTTGCAAAGAGGATAAACATTTTGATACTTGGAGAGGAAGAAAGCTTTACAATTGGGGTAAATCCAGAAAAGCTGAAAAAAACCTTGCTTTTTCTTGTTTCGCTCATAACGGGGATAGCGGTCTCTGTCTCAGGACCAATCAGCTTTGTTGGGCTAATTGTTCCGCACATGCTCAGACTCATTGTTGGAAGCGATTATAGAAGACTGATACCTGCTTCAATTTTAAGTGGTGGAATATTTTTGATTATGTGTGATACAATTGCAAGAGTATTGTTTTCACCGGTTGAAGTAAAGGTTGGGATTATAACCTCTTTGGTGGGGGTACCATACTTTTTGTACCTTCTGAAAAAGCGTGAAAATGAGGTGAGTGTATAGAATAATGTCTCTTTTTGTTGAGAACCTCAAATGCGGCTATTCTTATCCAATTGTTGAGGTAGATGGAAGGCTTAAGTTCGAAGAAGGAAAAGTCTATGGATTTGTTGGACCAAACGGAAGTGGTAAAAGTACACTGATAAAGGCTTTAGCAGGGCTTGTCAAAATTTTTGAAGGCAGGATTTGTTTTGGTGAGGTGCAGATAAGCAAGCTTTCTGACATAGAAAGAGCAAAGCTTATTTCGTACATGCCACAGCACATCTTTTCAAGCTTTCCGTTTACAGTTCTTGATGTTGTGATGATGGGAAGATTTCCCTATGAAAAGAGCAGGTTCTTTGCTACCTACGAGAGCAAAAAAATTGCAGAGGAGAAGATAGAACAGGTTGATCTTTCCAGCAAAAAACTTTCGAGCATATTAAAGATTTCAGGTGGTGAGAGGCAAAGGACTTCCTTTGCACGTGTGCTTGCTCAAAGTAGCAAAGTTTTGCTTTTTGATGAGCCAAACTCAAGCTTGGACATCTCTCACCAAGAAAAGATTTTAAGGATTGCAAAACAAGAAGCGCTGGATGGCAAGATTGTCATAATGGCAATTCATAATCTGAAAATTGCAGCCAAAGTGTGCGATAGTGTGATTATGATGAAAGATGGTAAAATTGTAGATATTGGAAGACCAGATGAAGTTCTAAACCAGCAGAACATCAAAAAGGTGTATGACGTTGACGCAGTTGTTTACAAAAATCCCTTTGGGATATTTGATATAGAACTTATCCAGAGAGAAGACCCAAAAGCTGTGCACGTTCATGTTGTTGCAGGAGGTGGGAGCGCACAGCTTCTTTTCAGGATGCTCGTTGAAATGGGGTGTAAAGTCACAACAGGTGTACTTTCCACAAACGATACAGACTTTGAAACAGCTCAGCTTTTTTCCATCTATACAGTTTTTACAAAACCTTTTATGCCAATTGGTGAAAAAGAGTACATTGAAAATGTCCAGCTTATAAAGAGAGCAGACCTGTGCGTGCTGTGTAGTATTCCGTTTGGTGTTCAGAACCTGAAAAACTTAGAGGCGCTGAGATATGCTAATAAGCTGTGTATAATTGAAGAGGAGGATATTTCAAAGCGCGATTTTACAGGCGGTTTGGCAACAAGACTTTATAATTGCTTGAGGGAAAAAGCATTGGTTCTTTCAAGCGTTGATAGCTTAAAAGATTATATCTTAAAAGAGACAAACGGTAAAATGTGAAGGGGTGATATGAAGTGAATCCAAACAAGGCGTGGTGGATAGATACAAACTTTGAAACTGTAAAGAAAAACTTGGAAGCAAGAAACTTTGAATGTTTTATTGTCGAGAAAAAAGAAGATGTTGTGCCTCTTTTAGAAAAGCTCATTTCAAAAGGCAGTGTGGTATCGTGCGGTGGGTCAATGACACTTTTTGAGTGTGGTGTGATAGATTTTCTGAGAAATGGCAATTACAATTTTTTGGACAGATACAAAGAAGGTATAACACCTGAGGAGCTTGGTGAGATTTACAGAAAATCTTTCTGGGCTGACTACTATCTTATGTCAACAAACGCAATAACACTTGACGGAAAACTCATAAACATAGATGGAAACGGCAACAGGCTTGCAGCGCTTCTTTTTGGTCCTAAAAATGTAATAGTGATTGCCGGCAAGAACAAGCTTGTTTTAAACGAGGAGCAAGGTTTGCTGAGAGTAAGAAATATTGCATCTCCCATGAACTCAAAAAGACTTTCTCGAAACACACCCTGCACCCAGGACGGAAAATGCCATGATTGTTTAAGTAGCGATAGCATCTGCAGCCATATTGTTGTAACAAGAAGGTCTCCTGCAAAGGGAAGAATCAAGGTTGTGCTGGTCAAAGAAGACTTGGGCTTTTAAAGATGGGGTTGTAATATTTTAGAAATATCTGCGTAACAATTCTGTAAAAAAGGGTTGACAGAATAAAGTGACTTGTAATAAAATAATTACATCAAAATAATAAACTTCATAGGCTGAATGCCTGAGCAAATTGTAAAAATTGCTCAGACAGCGGGAGACCCACAGTAGCCATTGGGGTGAATCGGCAAAAGTCTTGCCGTAGGGATAGCCTTCTTGTCCCGAACCCGTCAGCTAATCCCGTAAGCCTCAAGAAGGGAGTTTTTGTATGAATCTCAGAAGCTTAATTGCTATAACTCTTGGAATTTTTTTGATGTTTTTTTCTGCAAAGGCCTTTGCCCAGTCAGCCCAGGCAAAATCAACAATAAATATAAGAAGTGCACCTTCAACAAGTAGTAAGATTTTAGGAGTTTTCCCCAAAGGGTTTAAAACCCAAGTTTTGTCAAATGCAGGTGGATGGGTAAAGATTTCGTATGATGGAATTGTTGGGTATGTAAAGTCTGATTACATAACTATTACAAATGAAAAAAGGAGCGCAGTTTCAAATACTTCAAGGGCAAGTGTTGCAAAAACGGCTGCTAAAGCTGCGCAAGCTACAGTTTTAAAAGACAATGCGCGCTTAAGAAGTGATATGTCAACCTCATCAAAGATATTAAAGACATTAAAAAGTGGCAGCAAAGTCTATGTCCTGTCAAGAGAACAAAATGGCTGGGTGAAGGTAAAGACGCTTGATGGCACAGTAGGATATATGGCATATTACCTTTTGAAGATGCCTTCACAATTTGTATCGAAAACAATGTCACGTGGTGGGTATGAGAGAGGTCAAGCAGAAACTTTTACAAATCTTAGCTTAGCTCAGAGAATTTTGGAGTTTGCTCAAAGATTTCGTGGTATAAGATACTCATATGGTGGGACGTCACCATCAACTGGTTTTGACTGTTCAGGATTTGTACAGTTTGTGTTTAAGAACTTTGGGATACATTTAGAAAGAACAGCAGCTGACATGGCAAGAACAAATGGTGTGAGAATTTCTTACAGTGAAATTAAACCGGGAGATTTGCTTTTCTTTGACACAGATGGCGGGAAAAATTATATAAATCATGTTGGCATATATTTAGGCGGTGGCAAGTTCATTCATGCATCAAGTGCAAGGGGACGTGTAACAGAGACTGACTTAAATTCATATTATGGAAGATTTTTTATGATGGCAAAAAGGGTCATAAGATGAAAGTAATAAGGGGCTTTTTCCTGAAAATCAGAAAGGAAGAAGCCCCTTTCAAGTTTAAAAGTGCTTTTTACTTTTTTATCAAAGGCAAAATCAGGTTTTTGGCATCTTCTTCACTTTCAATGGTAGAATCAACTTTCTTGAGCTGCCAAACCTCAAGATGAGAAATCTCTACGCCCGGTGCGACAGTGTAAAGTGGACTTAGAGTTTCCATCTCGAGCATGAAATCGGTTGTATATGTTTCGTAAGAACATCCAAAGTCAGGGTACTCTGCACCATCTACATGTTTGTATTGTTTTATAAACAAGTCTCCATCATTTAAGTAGCAAGCCCAGCCGTCTAAATTTGGATATCCAATCTTAAACGGTGGCTTGCAGTTTTTATCCTGTTTTAGAATAATAAAATCCTCTCCCCACAAGACTCTGTGGTCGTTAAGTTTTGTATATGGCCACATGACCAAAGGATAGCTTGGTAAAAGTCCTGTATCAATCTTTGGAATTGGCATGACCTCAACTCCACCAGGTGCCATTACAGAAAGAGCCCAAATTGCGAACTTAACTTCAAAAAGACCATTGTTCTTGATTTTATACGTTACATAAGCTTCTGGTTCGGTTGGGTGAAACTTCAGTTCAATTGTTTTTTGCAAGAAAGTTGTGGTTTCCATGGGTTGTTTTAGTACAATGCCATTTTCTACAATTTCAAAGTCTATTTTGTGATTATCAGGGAAATATGTGCGTGGCATAGCTTCCGGACTGTGCCACAGTCTTGTCCCGCCGTATATTCTCCACTCATCACCGCCAACTTTTCCTGCCTGGTCTTCCACCACACAAAAGACGTTCTTACCACCTTCAAATCCAAAATGAATTATTCTCGGTCCCACGTCTGTTGTGACAATTGCTTCGATTTTCCCATTAGAAATTTTGTAGCAGTTTTCCCAGCCCATATACTCGACTTTTTTTACCTCAACCATTTTTAACCTTTTTCCCCCTTCTCAATTTATTTTGAAAAATATAGAGGCTTAGAATATAATTAAATTATACCTTATCAGGTTGTATTTTCACAAATCAAAAAACAAAAAAGTTGTGTAGATTCATTTTTTTCTTTGACAATTTTTAGATAGTAAAAGGGAGAGAAAGGGCAGAGAAGATGCTAAAAAAGTTCAAACCTGATATGATATGCAAAAGTATATTGGATATTGACCTTGAAACTCTTATAAAAAGAGGAATAAACTATCTCATTATCGACATAGACAACACCATAGTTGCGTGGGGAGAGTTTGATGTAAGAGAAGAGATTATTGAGTGGCTTGAAAAGGTTCAAAAGATGGGATTTAAAATTTGCCTTGTTTCGAACAACCAGAAGGATAGAGTCAAAAAAATAGAAAGTATGCTTGGCATTCCTGCCATCTATAATGCAAAAAAGCCTTTGAAATCTGGATTTTTAAAAGCATCAATACTGCTTCATCAGGGCAAGAAAAATCATCAAACAGCTGTGATAGGTGACCAGTTTTTTACAGATGTGATAGGGGCAAAAAGGTTAAAACTCTATGTAATTTTGGTCCGACCATTAAAAGAAAAGGAGTTTATTGTAACCAGAATAAACAGGATTTTTGAAAAGAAAATTCTAAAATATTACGAAAAGGATGAGAGAGAATGAAAAAGCTTTTTTTGATTGGCAAGAGTTTAAAACACTCAATTTCACCTTTTATTCATAACACGATTCTATCTGAGTTTGATATTGATGCAATTTATTCAAATTTAGAACTCTCTGATACTGAAAAGCTAAAAGAATTTGTTGAGATGGTGAGAAAAGATAAGGATGTTGTTGGATTTAATATAACAATTCCTTACAAGGAAGATATTTTGGAGTTTTGCGATGAAGTTTCAGAAGATGTGAGAATAATAAAAGCGGCAAATACTGTAAAAAAAGAGGATGGAAAGTTTTTGGCTTACAATACCGATTGGATAGGGTTTAAAAAAAGCTTGGAGGATAGGGGGGGTGATGTAAAAGACAAAAAAATATTGATACTTGGTAGCGGTGGTGCAGCAAAAGCTTGCATCTATGGACTTTACAGGATGGGTGCAAAAGAAGTGTTTATTGCAAACAGGACATATGAGAAGGCACAAGCTTTAAGGCAGCAGTATAAAGAAATAGTTGACTTGAAGATTATAAAGTGGTCAGAAATAGAGAATGTTTCATATGATATTTTGATCAACACTACACCCATTGGCATGTACCCTGATGTAGACATCTCTCCCATAAATACCCTAAATTTTACTGTTGAACTTGTATATGACATGATATATAATCCTTATAAAACTAAGTTATTGCAGCTTGCAGAAATAAATGGCAAAAAAATATTAAATGGGCTGCCGATGCTGATATATCAAGCAATTGAAGCAGAAAAAATATGGTTTGGAATTGAGCCAGATAAAGAGATGGTTTCACTTATACACACTTTAGCAAAGAGTGAACTTGAGAGAATTGGAAGTATGTAAGTGAGAAAAAACCGCTATTGAAAGAAGGTAATAAATAGTGGTAGCAGGCAAAAAACGCTTAGGAGAGTTGTTGGTAGAAGCAGGATTGATCACTCAAGAGCAGCTTCAAAAGGCTTTAAGTCTCCAAAAGTCTACGGGAAAGAAATTGGGTGAAATTTTAGTTGAACAAGGTTTTGTGACAGAAGATGAGATTGTAGAAGTTTTAGAATTTCAATTGGGAATTCCCCACATAAAACTTGATCAATACAATATTGATCAGGAAGCAGTGAGTCTGGTTTCAGAAAACATTGCCAAAAGACATACGTTAATTCCCATAAAAGTTGAAGGTGATAAGATTTATGTTGCTATGGCAGATCCTCTTAATATATTTGCAATTGAGGATGTGGCAATATATAGCGGTAAGAATGTTCAGCCAGTTATAGCCAAGGCTGGTGATATCAAAAGAGCGATTGAAAGATTTTATGGAAAACAGGAGGCATTAAGAGTTGCAGAGGAACTGAACAAAGAAGCATCTCAAAGGAAGCCACAACGATTAGTAATTTCTTCTGATGAGGAGCAGGAAACTCCTGTTGTAAAGCTTGTTAATTCCATATTTGAGCAGGCAATAACACTGCGGGCAAGTGACATACATATTGAGCCTTTTGAGAATGAAGTGAAAATAAGATTCAGAATTGATGGGGTATTGTATGATATTTTGAAGTTAGAGCCAAGTGTTTTATCGTCATTGATTGCACGAATAAAGGTTATTGGAAATATGGATATAGCTGAAAAAAGAATTCCCCAAGATGGTAGAACAACATTTTACTTTGATAATAGACAATATGATATGCGAATTTCATCCTTACCCACCATTTATGGAGAGAAACTTGTAATAAGAATAGCTGATAAGAGTTCATTTATTAAATCAAAACTTGAACTGGGATTTACAGATGATGATTTAGAAAAATATAATAGAATCATTTCTTCCCCGCATGGTATCATTCTTGTTTGCGGCCCAACAGGTAGTGGTAAAACAACAACCTTGTATACAATTTTGAATGAATTGAATACTGGAACAAAAAACATCATTACTGTTGAAGACCCTGTTGAAAGTACAATTTATGGCATAAATCAAGTTGAGATCAATCCCAAAGTAGGACTTACATTTGCCAGTGTGCTGAGGTCTATCTTGCGACAAGACCCCGATATAATTATGATTGGTGAGATAAGGGATAGAGAAACTGCAGAAATAGCAATTAGAGCAGCAATTACAGGACATCTTGTGTTGTCTACAATTCATACTAATGATGCTCCAAGTGCCATTACAAGACTAATCGATATGGGTATAGAGAATTTTTTAATTGGTTCTGCAGTAGTGGGTGTTATATCCCAGCGTCTTGTGAGAAAGATTTGTCCGAATTGTAAAACAGCATATATACCAGATATTTCTGAGTTAAACACTTTGGGTATAAAAGATAATAAGGATACAAAACTTTACAAAGGCAGAGGATGTGCTTTTTGTAATCATAAGGGTTATTATGGAAGGACAGGAATATATGAAATTTTGCTGATGTCAAAAGAATTAAAAAAATATATAGCTAAAAACGCAAGCAGTGACGAAATTAGAGAGATAGCTATAAAAGAAGGGATGAAAACCTTAAAAGAAGCATGTATCGCAAAAGTGTTAGAAGGTGTAACAACGGTAGAGGAGTTTGTGAAAGCGACTTACACATTAGATTAAAATTTTTGTCTTTTATAGGAGGCTTTTTATGATGAACATTGATGAGATTCTT
This window encodes:
- a CDS encoding glycine cleavage system protein H → MLYGERLLFGDMWVEVNGSIASVGITKNLEMELGDIVMFEFFKTSGYIQEGEEFARIESIYKTYTLKSPVSGYIRWVNRELPFDPTLLNLLPEETEIISIDIQQLV
- a CDS encoding ABC transporter substrate-binding protein, with amino-acid sequence MLMKFSKKLVAIVVLIAFAVALIPFYSHAADFPVTVKDGKGYSITVKQKPQRILSLALQTDEILLNMVSANRIVGLSIFADDKNNSNVVNLAKNVKGRYSSNDIEKIIAAKPDLVIVPYYIDKSKYDLLKKGLKCPIYVSLNPNSIVNIKQEIINLSKLTGEIQKGQALIKYMDDKINFVQKKVKYLRKKKYVLFYTYYFNSTYGKNTTQHEIAKYAGVINIAAVAGLKGWPTISKEQILEWDPNIIVIPSASYNPKKTSQQYVEEFKKDPAFKNLKAVKNNSVIILDDRHVQTVSHYIVEGIYDLAKAAYPYLFK
- a CDS encoding FecCD family ABC transporter permease; this translates as MVQLKKVLIILALLLLTVFIISIGVGSVFIPPLRVLKALLSLIGISFGPANDMDLTIVGQIRLPRIIIAMIVGMSLSIAGALVQGLYRNPMADPGIIGTSSGASLGAIVCIAFSLNTINIFYLPLLAFAGALLISFLVYRLSTKNNKTPITNLILIGIAVSTFVSSINSLILSNINQYQVSEYIFWMLGSLDGRSWVHVKISFVPLCILILCSLLFAKRINILILGEEESFTIGVNPEKLKKTLLFLVSLITGIAVSVSGPISFVGLIVPHMLRLIVGSDYRRLIPASILSGGIFLIMCDTIARVLFSPVEVKVGIITSLVGVPYFLYLLKKRENEVSV
- a CDS encoding ABC transporter ATP-binding protein, which produces MSLFVENLKCGYSYPIVEVDGRLKFEEGKVYGFVGPNGSGKSTLIKALAGLVKIFEGRICFGEVQISKLSDIERAKLISYMPQHIFSSFPFTVLDVVMMGRFPYEKSRFFATYESKKIAEEKIEQVDLSSKKLSSILKISGGERQRTSFARVLAQSSKVLLFDEPNSSLDISHQEKILRIAKQEALDGKIVIMAIHNLKIAAKVCDSVIMMKDGKIVDIGRPDEVLNQQNIKKVYDVDAVVYKNPFGIFDIELIQREDPKAVHVHVVAGGGSAQLLFRMLVEMGCKVTTGVLSTNDTDFETAQLFSIYTVFTKPFMPIGEKEYIENVQLIKRADLCVLCSIPFGVQNLKNLEALRYANKLCIIEEEDISKRDFTGGLATRLYNCLREKALVLSSVDSLKDYILKETNGKM
- a CDS encoding lactate utilization protein is translated as MNPNKAWWIDTNFETVKKNLEARNFECFIVEKKEDVVPLLEKLISKGSVVSCGGSMTLFECGVIDFLRNGNYNFLDRYKEGITPEELGEIYRKSFWADYYLMSTNAITLDGKLINIDGNGNRLAALLFGPKNVIVIAGKNKLVLNEEQGLLRVRNIASPMNSKRLSRNTPCTQDGKCHDCLSSDSICSHIVVTRRSPAKGRIKVVLVKEDLGF
- a CDS encoding C40 family peptidase produces the protein MNLRSLIAITLGIFLMFFSAKAFAQSAQAKSTINIRSAPSTSSKILGVFPKGFKTQVLSNAGGWVKISYDGIVGYVKSDYITITNEKRSAVSNTSRASVAKTAAKAAQATVLKDNARLRSDMSTSSKILKTLKSGSKVYVLSREQNGWVKVKTLDGTVGYMAYYLLKMPSQFVSKTMSRGGYERGQAETFTNLSLAQRILEFAQRFRGIRYSYGGTSPSTGFDCSGFVQFVFKNFGIHLERTAADMARTNGVRISYSEIKPGDLLFFDTDGGKNYINHVGIYLGGGKFIHASSARGRVTETDLNSYYGRFFMMAKRVIR
- a CDS encoding YqeG family HAD IIIA-type phosphatase, with amino-acid sequence MLKKFKPDMICKSILDIDLETLIKRGINYLIIDIDNTIVAWGEFDVREEIIEWLEKVQKMGFKICLVSNNQKDRVKKIESMLGIPAIYNAKKPLKSGFLKASILLHQGKKNHQTAVIGDQFFTDVIGAKRLKLYVILVRPLKEKEFIVTRINRIFEKKILKYYEKDERE
- the aroE gene encoding shikimate dehydrogenase yields the protein MKKLFLIGKSLKHSISPFIHNTILSEFDIDAIYSNLELSDTEKLKEFVEMVRKDKDVVGFNITIPYKEDILEFCDEVSEDVRIIKAANTVKKEDGKFLAYNTDWIGFKKSLEDRGGDVKDKKILILGSGGAAKACIYGLYRMGAKEVFIANRTYEKAQALRQQYKEIVDLKIIKWSEIENVSYDILINTTPIGMYPDVDISPINTLNFTVELVYDMIYNPYKTKLLQLAEINGKKILNGLPMLIYQAIEAEKIWFGIEPDKEMVSLIHTLAKSELERIGSM
- a CDS encoding GspE/PulE family protein; translated protein: MVAGKKRLGELLVEAGLITQEQLQKALSLQKSTGKKLGEILVEQGFVTEDEIVEVLEFQLGIPHIKLDQYNIDQEAVSLVSENIAKRHTLIPIKVEGDKIYVAMADPLNIFAIEDVAIYSGKNVQPVIAKAGDIKRAIERFYGKQEALRVAEELNKEASQRKPQRLVISSDEEQETPVVKLVNSIFEQAITLRASDIHIEPFENEVKIRFRIDGVLYDILKLEPSVLSSLIARIKVIGNMDIAEKRIPQDGRTTFYFDNRQYDMRISSLPTIYGEKLVIRIADKSSFIKSKLELGFTDDDLEKYNRIISSPHGIILVCGPTGSGKTTTLYTILNELNTGTKNIITVEDPVESTIYGINQVEINPKVGLTFASVLRSILRQDPDIIMIGEIRDRETAEIAIRAAITGHLVLSTIHTNDAPSAITRLIDMGIENFLIGSAVVGVISQRLVRKICPNCKTAYIPDISELNTLGIKDNKDTKLYKGRGCAFCNHKGYYGRTGIYEILLMSKELKKYIAKNASSDEIREIAIKEGMKTLKEACIAKVLEGVTTVEEFVKATYTLD